The Rhipicephalus sanguineus isolate Rsan-2018 chromosome 7, BIME_Rsan_1.4, whole genome shotgun sequence genome includes a window with the following:
- the LOC125759304 gene encoding ras-related protein Rab-27B-like, with translation MFDTCNEPSFQHVSTWASRLSKNSTCGPKIGVLVGTKADLKERRRISSKEGQEMAEKIGFHYVESSAKEGEGVQEPFFYLASQWHKTHNERSELQDGDVL, from the exons ATGTTCGACACTTGCAACGAGCCTTCCTTCCAGCACGTCTCAACATGGGCCTCGAGGCTCTCGAAGAACAGCACCTGCGGTCCTAAAATTG GCGTCTTGGTGGGAACCAAGGCAGACCTCAAGGAACGCCGTCGCATTTCATCCAAGGAAGGTCAGGAGATGGCGGAAAAGATCGGTTTCCACTACGTGGAGTCATCAGCG AAAGAAGGCGAAGGGGTTCAGGAACCATTCTTCTATCTCGCAAGCCAGTGGCACAAGACCCACAACGAGAGAAGCGAACTGCAAGATGGCGACGTCTTGTGA
- the LOC119400709 gene encoding intraflagellar transport protein 27 homolog, translating into MTNILRVKCAVIGDAAIGKTALMQVFLHDRSYFPKNYSMTTGVTLSVGKVNIPDTKDAVELYLYDCSGKEVYLDFVQELASINPTADL; encoded by the exons ATGACGAACATCTTGCGCGTGAAGTGCGCTGTTATTG GAGACGCCGCTATCGGCAAGACGGCCCTGATGCAAGTGTTTCTGCACGACCGAAGCTACTTTCCCAAAAACTATTCAATG ACAACCGGAGTTACGCTTTCGGTCGGCAAAGTCAACATACCGGACACCAAGGACGCTGTC GAGCTCTACCTGTACGACTGCTCAGGAAAAGAAGTCTATCTTGATTTTGTCCAGGAGTTGGCGAGTATTAATCCTACTGCAGATTTAtga
- the LOC119399508 gene encoding PHD finger protein 10, with product MSADGSEAWPTPSFDSQETPAAGDADSRGSNGNTTSSGAGTFLQPHAPKLSLTTTSSAVSESTAPPLPEKLSDAGGADAGRPGATADGVAVFEEDTRSSWNLEPPSGAATPAGATAPKEDEEAAMEEREPSSSCGAGEGGGEEAPSAKSAEASDSSGENRERTPVVSFAPTVVDCDSQNSGSSVKSGGRKRFSDDEVTSEAPTTITADKLFEYHWPQDCGDAYMLQEQVCEFLNVKSFKRKHPDLVRRQVEFDEKEFLKEHGVVTMTMCDLGLTALRADDVVDLFMRDYPEKYQEYVNYIRERDKQNTVEKHRGYSAVSIEKCKMADFVRKAVASTAEYNKHLNEERREERRSCFDLQTFTIQYPLKKIQKVEVMPANRRRYPVALIPGQYQDHYRVYTPQELKYLPINTVLYGPPQEIGSVYTHPGSDGSQSESEDSSGSDSGSCSSSSGGSSPASDMDMSTATGPSFCKVCANADVSKEGEELISCSECGKVGHVTCLDILPEMAAAIKSYRWQCMDCKMCNVCMATDNEDKMMFCDRCDRGYHSFCVGMKSVPAGRWICRLCGRCATCNTNTPGPEGPRVQWHHEYGKGPSPVDHKRSVTIYCQSCYRQRKGR from the exons ATGTCGGCGGACGGTAGCGAAGCCTGGCCAACGCCGAGCTTCGACAGCCAAGAGACACCGGCAGCAGGCGACGCGGACTCTCGGGGATCGAACGGGAACACGACGTCGTCGGGAGCCGGTACCTTTCTGCAGCCGCACGCACCCAAGCTAAGCCTAACGACGACCTCATCCGCGGTCTCAGAATCGACGGCCCCGCCGCTACCGGAGAAGCTCTCCGACGCCGGTGGCGCCGACGCTGGACGACCAGGGGCCACCGCCGACGGCGTCGCCGTCTTCGAAGAGGACACGCGGAGCTCGTGGAACCTGGAGCCTCCGTCGGGGGCTGCGACGCCGGCGGGCGCGACGGCGCCCAAAGAAGACGAAGAGGCTGCCATGGAGGAGCGCGAgccgtcgtcgtcttgcggcgcaGGTGAAGGCGGCGGCGAAGAAGCGCCGTCTGCCAAGTCGGCCGAGGCGTCGGACTCGAGCGGCGAGAACCGGGAGCGCACGCCGGTTGTGAGCTTCGCGCCGACCGTGGTGGACTGCGACTCGCAGAACAGTGGCAGCAGCGTCAAGAGCGGCGGCCGCAAGCGCTTCTCGGACGACGAGGTGACCTCCGAGGCCCCCACCACCATCACGGCCGACAAGCTCTTCGAATACCACTGGCCGCAAGACTGCGGAGACGCCTACATGCTCCAGGAGCAG GTGTGCGAGTTCTTAAACGTGAAGTCGTTCAAGAGAAAACATCCAGACCTCGTCCGACGGCAGGTCGAATTTGACGAAAAGGAGTTTCTCAAGGAGCACGGCGTGGTGACGATGACCATGTGTGACCTCGGACTGACCGCCCTTCGTGCCGACGACGTAGTCGACCTGTTTATGCGCGACTACCCCGAAAAGTATCAGGAGTACGTCAACTACATCCGGGAGCGCGACAAGCAGAACACTGTAGAGAAGCACCGCGGTTACTCCGCCGTGTCGATCGAAAAGTGCAAGATGGCCGACTTCGTCCGCAAGGCAGTCGCCTCCACGGCCGAGTACAACAAGCACCTCAACGAGGAACGCCGCGAAGAGCGGCGCTCCTGCTTTGACCTCCAGACGTTCACGATCCAGTATCCGTTGAAAAAGATACAGAAGGTTGAAGTGATGCCAGCCAATCGGCGCCGGTACCCCGTCGCATTGATACCGGGGCAGTACCAAGACCACTACCGGGTTTACACTCCACAGGAGCTCAAGTATTTGCCAATAAACACGGTTCTCTACGGACCACCCCAGGAGATCGGCTCCGTCTACACGCACCCGGGTTCGGACGGAAGCCAATCCGAATCCGAAGATAGCTCGGGGTCGGATTCAGGCTCTTGCAGCAGTTCGAGTGGTGGCAGTTCGCCTGCGTCTGACATGGACATGAGCACCGCAACGGGACCCAGCTTCTGCAAGGTCTGCGCCAACGCCGACGTGTCGAAAGAGGGCGAGGAGCTCATATCGTGCTCCGAGTGCGGGAAGGTGGGTCATGTGACATGCCTCGACATCTTGCCGGAGATGGCGGCGGCCATCAAGTCGTACCGGTGGCAGTGCATGGACTGCAAGATGTGCAACGTGTGCATGGCGACTGACAACGAGGACAAGATGATGTTTTGTGACCGGTGCGACCGGGGTTACCACAGCTTCTGCGTGGGCATGAAGTCCGTGCCCGCGGGCCGGTGGATCTGTCGACTGTGCGGTCGGTGCGCGACGTGCAACACCAACACGCCGGGCCCGGAGGGGCCCAGGGTTCAGTGGCACCACGAGTACGGGAAGGGTCCCAGTCCTGTGGACCATAAGCGGAGTGTGACCATCTATTGCCAGAGCTGCTACCGACAACGAAAAGGCCGGTGA